One region of Primulina tabacum isolate GXHZ01 chromosome 1, ASM2559414v2, whole genome shotgun sequence genomic DNA includes:
- the LOC142505507 gene encoding uncharacterized protein LOC142505507, whose product MDYVEVKSGRVIYGGGAKGRIIGKETLNVDGLPELHNVLQVLGLLTIATNWENVIIVEVPGSKHIKNLMGLSEKLSKDDIANGVDNTMCYIIIDSLLYLTATCPDNTLELGLWYTQDTNTNLVGFSDADWAGDLDDRKNTSGECFYLRNNLVSWYSKKQNCVSLSTSESEYVVAASCCSQLV is encoded by the exons TGGGCGTGTAATCTATGGTGGTGGTGCTAAAGGAAGAATTATAGGCAAAGAAACCCTGAATGTTGATGGGCTTCCTGAACTTCATAATGTTCTACAA GTGCTCGGTCTGCTGACAATTGCTACCAACTGGGAGAATGTGATTATTGTCGAAGTGCCAGG TTCTAAGCATATTAAAAATCTCATGGGGTTAAGTGAAAAACTGTCTAAAGATGATATTGCCaatggtgttgacaacaccatgtGCTACATCATCATCGATAGTCTTCTGTACTTAACTGCCACATGCCCCGATA ATACACTAGAGTTAGGGTTGTGGTACACTCAAGATACAAACACAAATCTGGTAGGTTTTTCTGATGCTGACTGGGCCGGAGACCTTGATGATAGGAAGAACACATCGGGTGAGTGTTTCTACCTAAGGAATAACCTTGTGTCTTGGTATAGCAAGAAGCAAAATTGTGTGTCCCTATCCACCTCTGAGTCTGAGTATGTAGTAGCTGCTAGTTGCTGCTCACAACTTGTttag